ACCGGTGACTCCTACATCGTTTTGAAGGTTGGTGGTGTGTTACTTGTACATATGTTGTTGTCAATGCTTATATGCTATGCTATACTTGACTCCAAAAAAACTTAGGCTTCATTTCACTAGCTTAACCGTTGGTCTTTTGGTCATTCTGAGCTTTCCCTGTCAGCGTATGAGTGAAACCGAACTGGAAATGTAAAATTCTGATCTGTTTTCTGAGAAATGGTTGTTCGTTTATCATCTATAATTGGCGTTACGTGCTTCTTAATGCAAGTAAAAAGCACTCCCCGAAAACATTTCTTGCAATTCAAAGCGAGGCCTCATACGAACGGCCAAAAAGAACCTAGTGGTATAAATAGAGGTATCAAAATGAGCTATCGTGTCATAATAATCGtgttatatgatataaattcagCAAAAATGATAATCATGCCAAGTAAGTTACTTCTGTAAAATGGTGTTGTCGTGTTTGATAGCCTTACAAACACAACAACATGTGTGAAACCGAACTGGAAATGTAAAATTCTGATCTGTTTTCTGAGAAATGATGTGCTCATTTATCATCTATAATTGGTGATATGGACTTTGTTACGCAAGTAGAAAGCACTCTCCGAAAACATTTTGCAATTCAAAGCGAGGCCTCATATGAACGGCCAATACCTAGTGGTATAAAAAGAGGTATCAAAATGAGCTATCGTGTTATGTAATCTATATATTTtacatgattatatatgatataaatgccaaaaaaaaaggataatCTTGTCATATAGGTCGTGCCAAGCGTGTTTGATAGCCTTACGTAGGAGTTGCGCTCTTCTTTTACGTTTGCACAGCATCTATTAGGCGTGGTAAAGATATATGATCTGTTATATATCAATATaggataaacttttcttttacAAGTGAAGTCTTTAGATTTCACTTCCGGATCAAAGTTCATTGTGGTTATTGTGCGACTCGTAGAAATCCGCGTTTTTATTACATCGAATTATACTGAGAGAATGCTACTTTTCCTTTTGCAGACAACTGCCTTAAAAAGTGGTGCATTTCGTCATGATATTCATTTTTGGCTCGGTAAAGATACTTCTCAAGTGAGTTCTGCGTTTCATATATATTCCGATATTCGCCTATTTGCTTCGGTCCTTGTGTGACTAAAACTCGATCTTGTTATAGGACGAGGCAGGTGCAGCTGCAATTAAAACAGTTGAACTCGATGCTGCCCTTGGCGATCGTGCTGTGCAGTATCGCGAGGTTCAGGGCAATGAAACTGAAAACTTTCTATCATATTTCAAACCGTGTATCATACCTCAACCCGGTGGGGTTGCATCTGGATTTAAACATGTCGAGTCTGAAGAACACCAGACACGATTGTTCATCTGCAAAGGAAAACGTGTCGTCCAAGTCAAAGAGGTGAGTCTTATGATTTTAGcaggtaaattacatatgtagtgtacaacctttgtcatttttcacactttggtgtgcgatcttcaattttgcacacaaaaATGTACAATtttttggtgacctcccactaaagtgtatagcCGGTAATTAcgaccttcaattttgcacacaaaacatgccacatcagcaatttgacCTCCATAAAAGTCAAGATTGCTAACGTGACGCGTTGACTTCGCGTTGACCAGTCACaattaccggttgtacacttcAGTGAGAGGTCATCAAAAGATTGTACAGTTTTGCGTGCAAAATTGAAGGATGTACACGAAAGTGTGAAAATTTTCTATCCATGTATATGAAGACATTTTTGTTTTCTGTTCCTCTGAACAGGTTCCTTTCGCCATATCTTCACTTAATCACGGTGATATTTTCATTCTCGATACCAAGTCGAAAATTTTCCAATTCAATGGTTCGAGTTCTTCTATTCAAGAGAGAGGAAAAGCTTTCGAAGTAGTCCAGTATATCAAGGACACTTATCATGACGGGAAATGCGATGTAGCTGTCGTTGGTAAGTAGAAATTTAATTGAGAAATCAAAGATTATATTGTAATATGCAGTAGCGGAGCTAGAACAAAACACTCGGGGGTCAATTTACGaaaatgtgttaaaaattacaattttttagGATTAAGCAACAACAACAGCCGTTCAAAATCGTTTCAAACTCTGAATACACTGTGACTACGGACAGAAATTTTACATTTAGCTATGGAATTTTCCGTCGTAACATGTCTTTATATTTTCTCTAAGCCAGGTTGTAAATCTGCCCCCGGTAATCGGCTACATAATGTTTTGGAAAGCCTTAGAAGTAGTCCGGTATATCGATTTCTTTCATAAACGTAATTATTTATCACTCTGCAGAGGACAGAGAATCGGCGGATGGCGACGAAACTGGAGAATTCTGGGGTTTCTTTGGTGGTTTTGCTCCAATTTCCACAAAAACAACCACTGATGACGACAATATCACTCTTTCTGGTTCCATTAAGCTGTTTTGGTAATGAATTGTCTATGTTTTTCGTTCTTTAACAGTTTAACTCGCTTTTTCGAGATcatttttggtagtgcaaatgATTCTGTACTCTGCATTTGAATTTAGCGTCGAGAAGGGGCAGGCGAAACCTGTCGAGTCAGATTCGCTGACAAAGGAATTACTAGACACAGATAAATGCTACATTCTGGATTGTGGAGTTGAACTGTTTGTATGGATAGGAAAAAACACTTCACTTGATGAGAGGAAGAGTTCAAGTGTAGCTGCTGAGGTATGCATTTTTCGGTGTGTTATAATCGAATTATATGATCTATATATTCCACgtgattatatataatataaatgacATGAAAATGATAATCATGCCAAACGGGTTCGAATAATAGTATTCACGTATTCATAATCTGtgtgaaacaaaaaaaaaaggtaaatagTTTATTAGTC
The sequence above is drawn from the Euphorbia lathyris chromosome 6, ddEupLath1.1, whole genome shotgun sequence genome and encodes:
- the LOC136233096 gene encoding villin-4-like gives rise to the protein MSVSAGDLDPAFQGAGKKAGLEIWRIEDFKPVPIPKSSYGKFFTGDSYIVLKTTALKSGAFRHDIHFWLGKDTSQDEAGAAAIKTVELDAALGDRAVQYREVQGNETENFLSYFKPCIIPQPGGVASGFKHVESEEHQTRLFICKGKRVVQVKEVPFAISSLNHGDIFILDTKSKIFQFNGSSSSIQERGKAFEVVQYIKDTYHDGKCDVAVVEDRESADGDETGEFWGFFGGFAPISTKTTTDDDNITLSGSIKLFCVEKGQAKPVESDSLTKELLDTDKCYILDCGVELFVWIGKNTSLDERKSSSVAAEELVRKGERPNSHIVRVTEGFETVMFRSKFDSWPQTDVDEDEDD